The window TGAATTACTCCTCATGCCCCCAAACACCCTAAAACGAATACTACAACCTCCAGTATTAGACCGGGAATGGACAAAGAGCTGCTGGGGATCCTGGTGTCCTACAAAGTCAGAGTCAACCTGATGGTGTCCTGTGGTGGGTAAGTGAGGGTTCTGGGTCTGTCTGGGCAGGGGCTGAGGAGTCAAGGGCTTTTTGCCTCTGTTTTTCTTCCAGTTAGATTGACCCAATCAAACCattccccaccccttctctcagACCAGGTTCCCAAACCTGTGAGCTCAGTGAGCAAGTCACTTTCCCTTCCAGAAACCCATTCTGTGGCTGGCTCATTAGGTCTTATGATCCCTCATCCCCTAGTGAAACTAGGTTGCCCCTTCTCTATTTCCCGCTGCTAATTTTGGGTGTCATTCTACCCACAGCATCCTAGGAGACCTGACAGCCAGGTGAGAGACTGCAGGGTGGGGGGACTTGGGCAAGAAGAGGAGGACAAGGGGATAAGGAGAGCAAAATAATGATTGATTCCCGAGGGTCTGAGGGCATCCAAAGACTGGAAAACTAAGGGAGGGAGGTTCAGGGATTGGGCTTGTAGAGAGAGGAAATGTAACTCCACCTTGGGATCCTTGCAGCGATGTTGGTGTGGAGCTACCCTTGGTCCTGATCCATCCGAAGCCATCTCATGGTGAGTGACCAGGTGGAACTCACAGGAACGGTTGTCCTGAGGGCTGGGGTCCAAACCATTCTGATCTCATGAATTGGAGACTAGCAGTTTGCCTGGGGATGGAATAGCAATAGGTAGGCTGGGTGTCTAGGTTTTCAGGGTAagtgtgtgtgtcgtgtgtgcTGGAGACGAAGGATTGGGAAGTTGTGGGGGAGAAAGTAAAGATACTTCTTCCAGGAACCGAAGAGCCCCTAATCAGCTTCAGCTCCATTTTTTCCCTCCGTCTCCATGCTTGCTACAGAGGCCGCTAGGTAATGGAATACAAGATTGGGAAGCCCCATTCCCTTCTTCCCATTGCCACCCTCCATGTTATGATGATAGAAATGTGAAAATGCTTCCCTGGGGTGCTTTCAATACATGTGCAGTGGAAACATATGGCTTAGCTTCGTGTCACAGTTCGGTGCTTTTCATATGccctcctttccctttctgcaTCCCCCCGCCCTCCACCTTCTGCTCTTGTTGGAATCATCCTTCCCCCTCATCcccttcccatttttctttttccttttcccccaccCGCTCGCCCTTACTTCTTTCGTCTTTCATTCTTTGATaccttccctccttcccacccctTATCCTTATGTCCCTTTCAGTGCTCCTGGGGGACTTTTGTGCTGGGAAATTTGGGCGGGAATGAAAGGAAACAAGCCAGAGTGGCTGATGGAAAAGTGGGGACAACAAGAGGGGGCCGAGGAGCCTACCTGGGAAGCAGGGAGGGGATCACTTTTCTGGGATCAGGAAAAAAGAGTGGACATGGAGGACACCCAGAAGGGGGTTCCTAACCCTCCATTCTCTTTTGCTGCTTCTGCAAGCTCTGAGGACATAGTCATCGAAGAGTTTACGCGGAAAGGCGAGGAGGAGAGCCAGAAGGCTGTGGAGGCCGAGGGAGATGAGGGGAGCTGAGCACCTCGCTCTGGTGCCCGTCTGTGTGGGAGCCCCCACTGTAACACTCTAATAAATCAGTTTGTTCAGATGTACCCGGCGATCTCTTGCCTATTTCCTCTTCCTGGAGGGTCATGGAACTACTGAGAACAATCTTCCCCACCTCCACTCCTTTGCTGTGATTACACTATACTTAGCCCGTGCTTTTCCCCATACGCTGACCCCCAACTTCCCTCTGACACGGTCAGTGGCCATCCCTGTCTCCACCCCATGGCCCCACTCGAGTGGTCATAGGATTGCGCTGAACACCAGGCACGGTGCAAGCTGCCAGGAGGGGGCCGAGGGGGCGTGGCCGTGCCCAGGCCTGGGTGTGAAGCCAATGGCCGTCAGCCGACGTCAGTAGAGCATGGCGTGAAGTCCAGCGGCGCAGGCTGAGCGTTGGAAGCCATTTTGGCTGCAACCTACCTGAAGCGATGTCTGCCTTTGGTCACGACGAGGCCTGGATGGAGGCCGGAGGCTTTGGCCTGGAGGCTGCCGAAAGAACGGAATACCAGTCTCTGTGCAAATCTAAACTCTTATTCCTGGGAGAGCAGAGCGGTGCGGATCTGGGTTGGGCTTTGAGGACAGGGAGGAGTAATTGGTATGAAATGGGGTGGGGCATTCTCTGGGGAACCGAGTTCCTCCTCATTGGGAAAGGTtggagtgggaggaggagggagggctcATAGGAACTTTGAGGGGAGAAAGGGCACTGAGGGCGACGATTGGCCTGCTTATCTCCCTCACAGTAGGGAAGACATCCATCATCACCCGCTTCATGTACAACAGCTTCGGCTGCGCCTGCCAGGTAAGCCCACCACCGAGTCATATGGTACGTTTTTGCCGCTCTTCTTGCGGACTCACCTGGAGATTCTCCTCCTCAAAGTTATGTATTATAAGCATTGGGAAGTGGAGCCAGGACAACTTCTTGAAGGGTCATTCTCCACTTTGGGTTCTAAGACTGCCTCATATTGGGAATAGAGGGAATGTTGGAGTGTATCTGATTTTCTTTTGCAGGCAACTGTTGGAATTGACTTCTTGTCTAAGACCATGTACTTGGAGGACCAAATAGTGAGTGTTAACTCTCATACCACTAACCCTGCACTTCAACCCCTTAGGCCTATTCATCACAGTTGGGTAGCACCATCAAAAAAAACTGAAGCCTCTTCAAATTACCAAGCCCTATGATGTTTCTTGTTCTGTCTGCCTTCATCTAATCTCCAACATAAAGTCCAAGAGACCTTGAATCCTTAAATCTGCTGTGCTGTAGGGTCTTCCTGAATCAAAACAGTATATTGAAATTGGTTGGACCTGTCCTAGGACTATAGGCCATTTGGTTTGAGGCTATAGCAGCCACTTCTCAGGGATCCAGTCTACCTGACCTTTTGTATTCTGCCTTTATTAGgtttgagctttttaaaaaggcTAGTTTCTTTTCTACCTTTCCCCATCTTCTTCCTAAACATTTGTTTTATGCAGGTTCAGCTGCAGCTATGGGACACAGCTGGCCAGGAGCGCTTTCACAGCCTAATTCCTAGCTACATTCGTGATTCAACTATTGCAGTGGTTGTCTATGACATCACAAGTGGGTGTTATGCAATGTTTTATTTGAAAAGGGGATTATAAAGGGATTGATATGGAGATTGATAAAATTAGCAGAGAGGAAGTGTTCTCTCCAAATCTCTCCTAAATGTTTCAACGCTCTGCAACATATTCTCTTGCAGACATCAATTCTTTTAAGGAGACAGATAAGTGGGTAGAACATGTACGAGCAGAAAGAGGTGACGATGTTGTCATCATGCTGGTGGGTAATAAGATTGATTTGGATAACAAAAGGTAAAGTATAACTACTTCTTCTGGCATACCTAAAATTCAGTCTCTATGGGGAGGGTCAACTGTCCTCTATTTACTTGGGGAGGAGTTACCTTAGTCCCCTCTGCCCCCTACCAGCACGGCAGGATGGAAAGGACAGGGGGGTGTCCCATCAGGGCACAAGGATATGTGGGGGGTATAGGAGAGAGTCCCCACCCTGTAATCAGAAGGGTCGTGGGTTTAAGGCTTCTAGGGTTCCTGGCCCTAGGTAAGCATCATTACACCTCAGAAGAATCTATCCATATCCAATAACTCTGGCCCTTTTCATCATTTCTGATTCGTCTAGACAAGTCACTGCAGAAGAGGGTGAAGAAAAATCCAGAAACCTCAATGTGATGTTTATTGAGACCAGTGCCAAAACCGGTTACAACGTGAAAAAGGTTAATACTTGTTTCTTTCTATGATACTTTAATTGCGCTCTGTCTGTAGCTACCACCACTGTTTACTCTTTTGGATAACCTTGGCTTATCTTTTGTGGGATGGGGGTCAAGGTTCATCTCTCCATCATGTATCTCAAAGGCCCTGAATTATCCTAGCCTCTGaacctgacctttttttttttccctttttttttttggtccccattcacacacacacacagctgttcCGGCGTGTGGCTTCTGCCTTTCTTTCTACAAGAACTTCACCTCCACCAAAAGAAGGGAGTATCCTTTTTCCTAGCTTTGCTGGGGTAGGGAGTATACAAGTAGAGAAGGTAAGTTTCCTTGCTGAGTTGATGCCTGAGTGGTACTTAAGGGGAAAATGGGACTAACTTTAGCCCAAAGTAGTTCCTTCATTTGCCTTTAGGTGAGAGGGTTTGTAAGATCAGAATTCCTCTTCTACATCTCCTAGAAGCTGACCTTGGGTGTTAAGATTTGACTCCAGTCACCTCACTGTATTAGCTTCCTTAACACACACTTCAGCGGTTGAAATCGAACTGGAATCCTTCGAAGAGTCAGGCAACAGAAGCTATTGTTGACAGCTTAGGCTTTCTCTGCCTCATTTGATGGATTTCTTACATTTGGGCTTGCCATACCAGTTCTCCTCCCCACCTCGTTTTATGATACATGGCCACTTACTCTCTTCCAATTCCTAGGCTTGGGGTAAAAACAGAACTCCTGAAAGTGCTATCATTTTTTCCTGACTGCATCTCACAACTACTGGGTGGAAGCTTCTTGCAGCACCTGGGAGTTCTACTTTACCTTCTCCGACAGCTAAAAGACATCTGTAGAGAATACAGTTCTACAGCAGCTGACATACTTCAAAGGCCAATACAATTCATTCTccactgtttgttgttgtttaccTACACCCTCAATAAATGGTTCTTTAACCTAAGGCTGTTATTGCTTGTGCTTTCTCCACACTATACCTATATTTCCACAATGCAATTAACTCATGTTGGTGCCCTAACATAGAACCAATCCAAGTATTTCAAACGAGAACCAATTTAAGGCAGGAGGGTTTTTGCCTCTTAGGCCCATGGCACCTGGCTGGGACTTTTTACCATGTTTTTCatacttcttagatacaatgtTTTAAGACCTGTTAACCACAGGGAGAGTCTTGGACCTCAACATTCAGCCAAGTCACCCAACATGCCTTTATGGAATTAACTAAgctactattttctttctttcgtgGCCAATGCGGGGCATGGGGTCAGCAAATAGGAGGATAGAACAGGATTTCCCAGGAAGCATAGAGACAGCTACATTAATTCTACCTCCAGCTCTGCTCTCAAGGGATGCTGCCACCTAACAATAGCAGTGAGGCTCCAGAAGAGGTATGTCAGTAGAGCTAGGGTGGGATATATAGGAGGAACCAGACCTTCCTCATACAGTGTAGTATTACTATTTAGAACAGTGTTTCATACATTTGAagacttatttacttatttcctttgcttctttaaaaatccagatttccagATTCCACCTCAGACTAACAGAATCATTGTCCAGTAGAAGGgcctataattatatatttaagctCCCCAGGATTCTTTCAAGGCAAATTTTGGGACTTCATCATAGGGTTACATCACCCCACACCACactagaaaactttttttctttgagacagtctcactctgtcacccagcctggagtgcggcggcgccatcttggcttactgcaacctccacctccagggttcaaacgatcctcctgcctcagcctcccgagtagctgggactacaggcagtgtCCCACCACgcctgtctcatttttgtatttttagtagagacggggttgtaccttgttggccaggctgctctcgaactcctggcctcaagctatctgtctgccttggcctcccaaagtggtgagattacaggtatgagccaccgcacccagcctcacacTAGAAAACTTTCAATTCCAAATGGGTAATTTAAACATGCCAGTGGCGATGGCATAGGCATGACCAGGAATTTTGTAATGGTGGATTGGTAACTAAAGATCTAGGAACATGGCAGAATGTTATTTGGGGCTGGggtgaagaaaagggagaagtcaGCAGTTAGCACTGCTCAACTTACAAGTTGGAAATTGTGAACCAATTGCTTACTGCTGCCTCAGAAAAGAAATGCATCTAAGCCCCTTCCTTAGTTTATGTTCCAGATCAAAGAATgtgggaaaggagaagagagaattaTATTACTACTGTCCCGTGCTGAGAAATGTTCAAAGCTCCTAGGGGAACGGGCAGTTTCTTTCAGTGCCCCTCACTCTATATGCCATTCCTTAGTTATACTGTGGTTAAAGTTCCTCGGCCTCTCTAATGTTCTGGTCAGACATCATAGGTAGTTGCGAGGAAGGTATAGTATTGCTCTGTTCCTTCCAGTGGCTCCTCTCTTTGGAAGAGCTTTTTCTTCCCTCGATAGCATTTTACATCCAATCGGTAACATTCAAAAGTCACACCAATATTTCTTCAGCATTGTGTTTTACTTTTTGGGAGAGAGGCTAGGAGGAGGAAGGGGtgaaaacagggtctcactggagTCTCAAAAATGTATGAATCCTCTGGTAGTACAAGGATGGGATAAGATGGCCAGGGAAGTCAGATGGAAAATCCCCAAGATTCTTTTTGCTACTATTTCTATAATTGAAATATGACATATGTAAGGGACTAGTGCATGGTATTCAATAAACGTCAGTTGTCTTTCCTAACTAGGTTCCTCACAGGCTACGTTATGCCTAGATATCATCAACCTCCTTTCAGGGAATGAAGCTCACCTAGAAAACTAGGGAACTAAAAGTGCAATATGGTTTGGGTAATGCAGTTGGTTAGCTGTCTCCCCATCCTCCCAACTCACTATTCCAGGGAGGGGCTGAAAATAGAAGTGGCTCCCCTGAAGTCTAGTTAGCATGTCATGGCAGAGTCCACATGAAGGGATGTGGGCTGCAACTTTCTAGTGCACAGTCCTCTCTTTTTGGCGATGATAAtctgaaggaaagaagaagaaaaggaggaacagAGCAGGTTATCTTCACGCTTGAGCTCCTGATTCCCTATTCCCAACTTGTAGGGCCTCTAGTCATCAGTATTTAAAGAGTTCTTACTTAGGGCCCTGTcaggaaagtgaaaaaagaaagtggcacTTACTGTAGGGAAAGAAGCGCACACGCATGCTGATTTCACGAGCTGTCTTCAGGATCTCAACAGCCTGGAAGGAACACAGCAGCTTGTACAAATGAAGAGATATGACCCAAGACAGAATCATAATAGGGGGAAAGGGATTTGCCACTCCAACCTGTGTGTCACTAATAGCTGCTTCCCTCCGGTACTTTCCCAGGAGAGGtgcttactttctctctctctctttgtttgtttgtttgtttgtttttgagacagggtcttgctgtgttgcctgggttggtcttaaattcctgggctcaagtgatcctcccgcctcagcctcctaagtagctgggattacaggcgtgtaccacagTGCCCAGCAAAATGCTTTCTTATTAAGTTACAGATTAGGCTACTCTTGTCCAATCTGTCCTATTTGAGATGGCTTCTT of the Pongo abelii isolate AG06213 chromosome X, NHGRI_mPonAbe1-v2.0_pri, whole genome shotgun sequence genome contains:
- the RAB41 gene encoding ras-related protein Rab-41, translated to MSAFGHDEAWMEAGGFGLEAAERTEYQSLCKSKLLFLGEQSVGKTSIITRFMYNSFGCACQATVGIDFLSKTMYLEDQIVQLQLWDTAGQERFHSLIPSYIRDSTIAVVVYDITNINSFKETDKWVEHVRAERGDDVVIMLVGNKIDLDNKRQVTAEEGEEKSRNLNVMFIETSAKTGYNVKKLFRRVASAFLSTRTSPPPKEGTVEIELESFEESGNRSYC